TCTTGTACTGCATAAATTTTTTCTTCTGATACTTTGGAAAAATCTGTTTTCTTGGGAAAGTACTGTCTGATGAGTTTATTACAATTCTCCACTCCTCCTTTTTGCCAAGAAGAGTACGGATCACAAAAATATG
This is a stretch of genomic DNA from Candidatus Peregrinibacteria bacterium. It encodes these proteins:
- a CDS encoding IS30 family transposase, with protein sequence YFCDPYSSWQKGGVENCNKLIRQYFPKKTDFSKVSEEKIYAVQEKLNDRPRKSLRYRTPNEVISDLL